The Apium graveolens cultivar Ventura chromosome 11, ASM990537v1, whole genome shotgun sequence genome has a window encoding:
- the LOC141698593 gene encoding heavy metal-associated isoprenylated plant protein 30-like — protein sequence MPKPRPLSLQTVELKVRMCCTGCERVVSNAIYKLKGVDSVQVELEMEKVTVIGYVDRNKVLKAVRRAGKRAEFWPTNPPLYFTTTYNYFKDMTNEYKESYNYWRHGYNDIHGDKHGSIHVTHRGDDKVSNMFNDDNVNATCSIM from the exons ACTGTAGAGCTAAAAGTGAGGATGTGCTGCACCGGATGCGAGAGAGTTGTTTCAAATGCAATCTATAAGCTTAAAG GAGTGGATTCTGTTCAAGTTGAACTAGAGATGGAAAAGGTCACAGTAATCGGCTACGTGGATCGGAACAAGGTGCTGAAAGCAGTGAGGAGAGCAGGGAAGAGGGCTGAGTTTTGGCCTACAAATCCACCATTGTACTTCACAACTACTTATAACTACTTCAAGGACATGACTAATGAGTACAAAGAGAGCTACAATTACTGGAGGCATGGCTACAACGATATCCATGGTGATAAGCATGGTTCCATTCATGTCACTCATCGAGGTGATGATAAAGTTAGCAACATGTTCAATGATGACAATGTCAATGCCACATGTTCTATCATGTAA